Proteins encoded in a region of the Flavobacteriaceae bacterium HL-DH10 genome:
- a CDS encoding alpha-amylase family glycosyl hydrolase, with translation MKKIIFLISCFSFLFLSAQEQQVTINIDKIAFSANDQVTITVSNVDPTLWNTGQPDNIYIWAWSFDLNGAEAGDSPTNGSWNDSNALQQLTNNGNGTYGFTFTPSSLFGTTNISKIGFLLKADNGASTGSGDKKSQNLFLNLAINELTLAAPSNYLTVANSGTLINISATTNLTSDFTLKANGASVNTANGTKNYSFDYTLTSDVDFVLEANDGSRTISEFFNARLTPSSPVPSGMLDGINLDSNDNTKATLVLYAPNKSTVHVIGNFNNWQENAIFKMNKDTARDKFWIELTGLTPNTNHMYQYLVDSTIKVADPYSTTILDEFNDSSINATTYPNLPSYPTGSTNHAVTLLRTGDPDYSWQTTNFQPPAKTDLVIYELLIRDFDELHSFDAIKARLDYIQDLGANAIEFMPVSEFDGNKSWGYNPSFHMALDKYYGTPTAFKQFIDECHNRGIAVVLDVVYNHATGQNPFYRLWNTDNGGYGGQASVDNPFFNQTATHSYSVFNDFNHQSEATKSYVERTVKYWIEEYKIDGFRWDLTKGFTQLCTSSDENCTNEFKKDRVDVLKEYADYQWAMDSDFYIIFEHLGGIDEEKHWADYRANEGKGIMLWNNLNGIYNEATMGYHVNNQSNFSNVSYSVKGFDGPSAVSYMESHDEQRLMYKNLQFGNSNGGYSVKTANTALARIQTAGAFFFTVPGPKMIWQFGELGYEVDIDFNGRTGEKPIRWEYFSNPDRKAIYDTWSRLIYLKHKEPIFNTQNFSMDLGSTNGLKSIHLTLDSATGNDIKHITVLGNFGVTQQSIDTNFQEGGIWYDLMDETGNTTINGSTTSLSLAPGEFKVFGNNPSALSVNSFENDLNIQVYPNPATTSFQINKAIEVLLIYDITGKVVKTFKGSFAKGYSFNISNLPASIYLAKVSSSIENTTNFKIVKLN, from the coding sequence ATGAAAAAAATTATATTTTTAATTAGCTGCTTTTCATTTTTGTTTTTATCTGCTCAGGAACAGCAAGTAACCATTAACATTGATAAAATCGCTTTTTCAGCGAATGATCAAGTCACAATTACGGTTTCTAATGTTGATCCCACATTATGGAATACAGGACAACCAGATAATATTTATATCTGGGCTTGGTCTTTCGATTTAAATGGTGCTGAAGCTGGGGATTCTCCAACTAATGGCTCTTGGAACGATTCCAATGCATTGCAGCAACTTACAAATAATGGAAACGGAACCTATGGATTTACATTTACTCCAAGTTCATTATTTGGAACAACAAACATATCAAAGATTGGCTTTTTGCTAAAAGCAGATAATGGCGCATCAACAGGTAGTGGTGATAAAAAATCTCAAAACCTTTTTCTAAATCTTGCCATAAATGAACTGACTTTAGCGGCACCTAGCAATTACCTTACGGTGGCTAATTCTGGAACGTTAATTAATATTTCAGCGACTACCAATCTAACTTCAGATTTCACTTTAAAAGCAAATGGAGCATCTGTAAATACCGCAAATGGAACCAAAAATTACAGTTTTGATTATACGTTAACTTCTGATGTCGATTTTGTACTTGAGGCAAATGATGGTAGCAGAACGATTTCTGAATTTTTTAATGCTAGGTTAACACCAAGCAGTCCAGTGCCTTCGGGTATGTTAGACGGTATTAACTTAGATTCTAATGATAATACGAAAGCAACCTTAGTTCTATATGCGCCGAATAAATCCACAGTGCATGTCATAGGTAATTTTAACAACTGGCAGGAAAATGCAATTTTCAAAATGAATAAAGATACTGCTAGAGATAAATTTTGGATTGAATTAACTGGATTAACACCAAATACAAACCATATGTATCAATATTTGGTTGATTCCACGATTAAAGTTGCAGATCCGTATTCAACGACTATTTTAGATGAGTTCAACGATTCATCTATAAATGCAACCACATATCCTAACTTGCCTTCTTATCCTACGGGTTCTACAAATCACGCTGTAACTTTATTAAGGACAGGAGATCCTGATTATTCTTGGCAAACAACTAATTTTCAACCACCAGCAAAAACAGATTTAGTGATTTATGAATTACTTATCCGAGATTTTGATGAGTTACACAGTTTTGATGCTATAAAGGCACGTTTGGATTACATTCAAGATTTGGGTGCAAATGCTATTGAATTCATGCCTGTTAGTGAGTTTGATGGAAATAAAAGTTGGGGATACAACCCTTCTTTTCATATGGCGCTGGACAAGTATTATGGAACACCAACGGCTTTTAAGCAATTTATTGATGAATGTCATAACCGAGGTATAGCAGTTGTATTAGATGTTGTTTACAATCACGCAACGGGTCAAAACCCTTTTTATCGCCTTTGGAATACAGATAACGGGGGTTATGGAGGACAGGCTTCTGTCGATAATCCGTTTTTCAATCAAACAGCAACGCACTCTTATAGTGTTTTTAATGATTTTAATCATCAATCTGAAGCGACTAAAAGTTATGTTGAAAGGACTGTAAAATACTGGATTGAAGAATATAAAATTGACGGTTTTAGATGGGATTTAACAAAAGGGTTTACACAACTTTGCACATCTTCAGATGAAAATTGTACAAATGAATTTAAAAAGGATAGGGTAGATGTTCTAAAAGAATATGCCGATTATCAATGGGCAATGGATTCTGATTTTTATATCATTTTTGAACATTTAGGAGGTATTGATGAAGAAAAGCACTGGGCAGATTATCGTGCAAATGAAGGTAAAGGTATCATGCTTTGGAATAACTTAAATGGTATTTATAATGAGGCGACCATGGGATACCATGTTAATAACCAATCTAATTTCTCAAATGTATCTTATTCAGTAAAGGGATTTGATGGACCTTCCGCGGTTTCTTATATGGAAAGCCATGATGAACAGCGTTTAATGTATAAGAATCTTCAGTTTGGTAATTCAAACGGTGGTTATTCAGTTAAAACAGCAAATACTGCTTTAGCAAGAATACAAACGGCAGGGGCTTTTTTCTTTACAGTTCCAGGACCAAAAATGATATGGCAGTTTGGAGAATTGGGTTACGAAGTCGATATTGATTTTAATGGTAGAACTGGAGAAAAACCTATTCGCTGGGAGTACTTTTCTAACCCAGATAGAAAGGCAATATATGATACATGGTCGCGACTAATTTACTTAAAACATAAAGAGCCTATTTTTAATACCCAAAATTTTTCCATGGATTTAGGCAGTACAAATGGTCTTAAAAGCATCCATTTAACTTTAGATTCTGCAACTGGAAATGACATTAAACATATTACAGTATTAGGTAATTTTGGAGTTACCCAGCAATCTATTGATACTAACTTTCAAGAGGGTGGAATCTGGTACGATTTAATGGACGAAACAGGAAATACAACCATAAATGGTTCTACAACATCATTAAGTTTGGCGCCTGGTGAATTCAAGGTTTTTGGAAACAACCCTTCGGCGTTATCTGTTAATAGCTTTGAAAACGATTTAAACATACAAGTCTACCCTAACCCTGCAACAACGTCATTTCAAATAAACAAAGCGATAGAGGTTCTTTTAATATATGATATTACTGGAAAAGTCGTAAAAACATTTAAAGGCTCTTTTGCAAAAGGGTATTCTTTTAATATTTCTAATTTACCTGCTAGTATTTATTTAGCAAAGGTTAGCAGTAGCATAGAAAACACAACTAATTTTAAAATTGTGAAATTAAATTGA
- a CDS encoding SusF/SusE family outer membrane protein, which translates to MKNILYKISIILVALFVSCTEDVEFSSDTEALNGFSIVESTDSSYVLNSGTPENTIELTWNNAIPGVSKTPTYKVLFFKAGSETPEFVSFPSNNNGKENKLTLSFATTDEALQAAGYAAAETAELQWQVVATNGDVEVATSMNNIEIVRFSTNGVKNFNLLLPDNNNTIKADIYGNPNGEVNFSWEEASTTTGSGTIEYTLLFDELGGDFSDPLKSFPVPSGTSFTMTNTQIGTEFSGNTNVIWTVKAKISDDVSELKAEKKYLNWDIFVINELYLVGNHNGWDNATANAFTSNGNGGFEIQLDLSANDEFKFLPTLGSWDGDWGEDPNNPGKLIQNGEQNLKVLTAGTYIITVDFPSLSITVKEFTAPDNLYMVGSINGWDNGSAIPFYNDNNGVFSLTYDFNANDEFKFLPVLGSWDGDWGEDPSNAGGLIQDGEQNIKITDAGKYVVIVDFNNLTVQVSPINNLFSVGSQNGWNNADASQKFNTTGNGVFVRLQTFDAGAEFKLLPISGSWDGDWGENPNTPNKLVQDGENNIPVTNAGTYMIIIDFNTLSFNLTEAPADLYLVGSPNGWNNGTAPQFTKVSEGVFEINQALVSSDEFKFLPVQGSWDNDWGVSSMYPGMLVRDGESNVKSPGDGTYKITVDFNKGIVTVQ; encoded by the coding sequence ATGAAAAATATACTTTACAAGATATCAATAATTCTAGTAGCACTTTTTGTATCATGTACAGAAGACGTAGAATTTAGTTCCGATACTGAAGCTTTAAATGGTTTTAGTATTGTAGAAAGTACCGATTCAAGTTATGTGTTAAATTCCGGCACACCAGAAAACACCATAGAACTGACTTGGAATAATGCCATTCCAGGAGTTTCAAAAACACCAACATATAAAGTTCTTTTCTTTAAAGCAGGTTCTGAAACACCAGAATTTGTGAGCTTTCCATCGAATAATAATGGTAAAGAAAACAAGTTGACTTTATCTTTTGCAACCACTGATGAAGCCTTACAAGCTGCCGGTTATGCTGCGGCTGAAACAGCGGAATTACAATGGCAAGTAGTGGCAACAAATGGTGATGTTGAAGTTGCAACAAGTATGAATAACATTGAAATTGTTCGATTTTCAACAAATGGCGTTAAAAACTTCAATTTACTATTACCTGACAATAATAATACTATTAAAGCTGATATTTATGGCAATCCAAATGGTGAAGTGAATTTTTCTTGGGAAGAAGCCTCTACAACCACTGGTAGCGGAACTATTGAGTATACTTTATTGTTTGATGAATTAGGTGGTGACTTTTCAGATCCATTGAAATCGTTTCCTGTTCCTTCAGGGACTTCTTTCACGATGACTAATACTCAAATAGGAACAGAGTTTTCTGGTAATACAAATGTTATATGGACTGTAAAAGCTAAGATTAGTGATGATGTTTCTGAATTAAAGGCAGAAAAGAAATATTTGAATTGGGATATTTTTGTCATTAACGAATTATATTTAGTTGGAAACCATAATGGATGGGATAATGCAACAGCCAATGCATTTACCAGTAACGGTAATGGAGGCTTTGAAATTCAATTAGATTTATCGGCTAATGATGAGTTTAAGTTTCTGCCTACTCTAGGATCTTGGGATGGCGACTGGGGTGAAGACCCAAATAATCCTGGTAAACTAATTCAAAATGGTGAACAAAATTTAAAAGTGCTTACTGCAGGAACCTATATTATAACGGTCGATTTCCCATCACTTTCTATAACAGTAAAAGAATTTACTGCACCAGATAATTTATATATGGTTGGATCCATTAATGGCTGGGATAATGGTAGCGCTATTCCGTTTTATAATGACAATAATGGAGTTTTCTCTTTAACTTATGATTTTAATGCTAACGATGAATTTAAATTCTTACCAGTTTTAGGTTCTTGGGATGGTGATTGGGGTGAAGACCCTTCAAATGCTGGAGGTTTAATTCAAGATGGTGAGCAAAATATAAAAATCACAGATGCTGGAAAGTATGTAGTTATTGTTGATTTTAATAACTTAACTGTTCAAGTATCACCAATTAATAATTTATTTTCAGTAGGATCGCAAAATGGCTGGAATAATGCAGATGCTTCACAAAAATTTAATACTACTGGCAATGGGGTGTTTGTAAGGTTGCAAACCTTTGATGCAGGTGCAGAGTTTAAACTATTACCCATTTCAGGTTCTTGGGATGGTGATTGGGGTGAAAATCCTAATACTCCAAATAAGTTAGTGCAAGACGGAGAAAATAACATCCCTGTCACTAATGCGGGGACTTATATGATTATTATAGATTTCAACACCCTATCCTTCAACCTTACAGAAGCACCAGCTGATTTATACTTAGTGGGCTCGCCAAATGGTTGGAATAATGGTACGGCACCTCAATTCACTAAAGTATCAGAAGGCGTCTTTGAAATTAATCAAGCCTTAGTGTCATCAGATGAATTTAAGTTCTTACCTGTTCAAGGCTCTTGGGATAATGATTGGGGAGTAAGTTCAATGTATCCAGGTATGTTAGTTAGAGACGGAGAAAGTAATGTGAAATCTCCAGGAGATGGTACGTATAAAATTACGGTGGACTTTAATAAAGGTATAGTGACTGTTCAATAA
- the trxB gene encoding thioredoxin-disulfide reductase, translated as MSNTIEKAKCLIIGSGPAGYTAAIYAARANMNPILYQGTQPGGQLTTTNEVENFPGYPEGVTGPEMMMQLQAQAQRFDADIRDGWITKVDFSGDVHKVWVNDEKEIHCDTVIISTGASAKYLGLDSEQKYLKLGGGVSACAVCDGFFYRNQEVIIVGAGDSACEEAHYLSKLCKKVTMLVRRDEFRASKIMANRVKNTENIEILFNTETDEVLGDDQVVTGVRVFNNKTNEKTEIPVTGFFVAIGHKPNTDIFKGFLDLDETGYIINVPGSSKTNIEGVFVSGDAADHVYRQAVTAAGTGCMAALDAERYLAAKDSTFEVSTSNYN; from the coding sequence ATGTCTAATACAATAGAAAAAGCAAAATGTTTAATAATAGGTTCTGGTCCAGCGGGCTATACAGCGGCAATATATGCTGCCAGAGCTAACATGAACCCTATATTATATCAAGGAACGCAACCTGGAGGTCAATTAACAACAACTAATGAAGTTGAGAATTTTCCTGGATATCCAGAAGGTGTAACAGGTCCAGAAATGATGATGCAATTGCAAGCACAAGCTCAACGATTTGATGCTGATATTCGTGATGGTTGGATTACAAAAGTAGATTTTTCAGGAGATGTTCATAAAGTTTGGGTTAATGATGAGAAAGAAATTCATTGTGATACTGTAATTATATCAACAGGAGCTTCTGCAAAATATTTAGGATTAGATTCTGAACAAAAATATTTAAAGCTTGGTGGCGGTGTGTCTGCTTGTGCTGTTTGTGATGGATTCTTTTATAGAAATCAAGAAGTGATTATTGTAGGAGCTGGTGATTCAGCCTGTGAAGAAGCGCATTATTTGTCTAAACTTTGTAAAAAAGTGACTATGCTTGTTAGAAGAGATGAGTTTAGAGCTTCTAAAATTATGGCTAACAGAGTAAAAAATACAGAGAATATAGAGATTTTATTTAATACAGAAACCGATGAAGTATTAGGAGATGATCAAGTGGTTACAGGTGTTCGTGTTTTTAATAATAAAACAAATGAAAAAACTGAAATTCCAGTAACAGGATTTTTTGTAGCTATTGGACATAAGCCAAATACAGATATTTTCAAAGGATTTTTAGACTTGGATGAAACAGGGTATATAATAAATGTGCCTGGGTCTTCAAAAACAAATATTGAAGGCGTTTTTGTATCTGGTGATGCTGCAGATCATGTTTACAGACAAGCTGTTACAGCAGCAGGAACTGGTTGTATGGCTGCATTAGACGCAGAACGTTATTTAGCAGCTAAAGATTCTACTTTTGAGGTGTCTACTTCAAATTACAACTAG